A genome region from Pan paniscus chromosome 17, NHGRI_mPanPan1-v2.0_pri, whole genome shotgun sequence includes the following:
- the LOC100994339 gene encoding serpin B3: MNSLSEANTKFMFDLFRQFRKSKKNNIFYSPISITSALGMVLLGAKDNTAQQINKVLHFDQVTENTTEKAATYHVDRSGNVHHQFQKLLTEFNKSTDAYELKIANKLFGEKTYQFLQEYLDAIKKFYQTSVESVDFANAPEESRKKINSWVESQTNEKIKNLIPEGTIGSNTTLVLVNAIYFKGQWEKKFNKEDTKEEKFWPNKNTYKSIQMMRQYTSFHFASLEDVQARVLEIPYKGKDLSMIVLLPNEIDGLQKLEEKLTAEKLMEWTSLQNMRETPVDLHLPRFKVEESYDLKDTLRTMGMVDIFNGDADLSGMTGSRGLVLSGVLHKAFVEVTEEGAEAAAATTVVPLGSSPTSTNEEFHCNHPFLFFIRQNKTNSILFYGRFSSP, encoded by the exons ATGAATTCACTCAGTGAAGCCAACACCAAGTTCATGTTCGATCTGTTCCGACAGttcagaaaatcaaaaaagaacaaCATCTTCTATTCCCCTATCAGCATCACATCAGCATTAGGGATGGTCCTCTTAGGAGCCAAAGACAACACTGCACAACAAATTAACAAG GTTCTTCACTTTGATCAAGtcacagagaacaccacagaaAAAGCTGCAACATATCAC GTTGATAGGTCAGGAAATGTTCATCACCAGTTTCAAAAGCTTCTGACTGAATTCAACAAATCCACTGATGCATATGAGCTGAAGATCGCCAACAAGCTCTTCGGAGAAAAGACGTATCAATTTTTACAG GAATATTTAGATGCCATCAAGAAATTTTACCAGACCAGTGTGGAATCTGTTGATTTTGCAAATGCTCCAGAAGAAAGTCGAAAGAAGATTAACTCCTGGGTGGAAAGTCAAACGAATG aaaaaattaaaaacctcatTCCTGAAGGTACTATTGGCAGCAATACCACATTGGTTCTTGTGAACGCAATCTATTTCAAAGGGCAGTGGGAGAAGAAATTTAATAAAGAAGATACTAAAGAGGAAAAATTTTGGCCAAACAAG AATACATACAAGTCCATACAGATGATGAGGCAATACACATCCTTTCATTTTGCCTCGCTGGAGGATGTACAGGCCAGGGTCCTGGAAATACCATACAAAGGCAAAGATCTAAGCATGATTGTGCTGCTGCCAAATGAAATCGATGGTCTCCAGAAG CTTGAAGAGAAACTCACTGCTGAGAAATTGATGGAATGGACAAGTTTGCAGAATATGAGAGAGACACCTGTCGATTTACACTTACCTCGGTTCAAAGTGGAAGAGAGCTATGACCTCAAGGACACGTTGAGAACCATGGGAATGGTGGATATCTTCAATGGGGATGCAGACCTCTCAGGCATGACCGGGAGCCGCGGTCTCGTGCTTTCTGGAGTCCTACACAAGGCCTTTGTGGAGGTTACAGAGGAGGGAGCAGAAGCTGCAGCTGCCACCACTGTAGTACCACTCGGATCATCACCTACTTCAACTAATGAAGAGTTCCATTGTAATCACCCTTTCCTATTCTTCATAAGGCAAAACAAGACCAACAGCATCCTCTTCTATGGCAGATTCTCATCCCCGTAG